A stretch of the Porifericola rhodea genome encodes the following:
- a CDS encoding TonB-dependent receptor → MRFIAVVIFIMLAIGCYTTVFAQSLSDSVNMYQLQISKDLPLDKVLQKKEPQFYVANRKLDSLKNITQNISVLTKETLQKSGVNSLAEALQLLPEFIVKLKTNGVYEVEYRGSNSNFNNLGNENARENLLLLLDAVPFNDAMSGQIWWESAPVGVDDIERIEVIHSPNASWFGYAGVLAVINIVTKNNAQVPGTQIKGNLQAGSFHTYQYHASLNVGFSDKLSFRIGGNFQTRPRFQDTYYIHSEKRYLESDSLLFYLPEATQTNTYTGSALASTAFLLSTSYSWADFASIEVDMGSQNSRAQSIFLPAREVPLSTRKSQNNWVNLHLNYKLWRSNLYYQSGEKDYAIGYTGWDYNAQKAGARVERHVAVSKFDFLAGGEWTTDRYIPKSNAFVVLPLLEEGIAQGDWTRNQASVYFQQSTHFLNRQVKLSAGQKVYQQLQGVDFPFGYHGAVLWNITPATTIRANISKTYQSFQYLLQDTTGHQAQELQTQELSLEQLVGSKAKLKATFFRQKQKLEKPPLEYLALPATGATIAGTLDIDRWSMDGYVSYLFDSQAEETVLYYPHWSAVIKVNYSTFFDRVNLNATANYLSEHYEQVNTNLYQINEQVLVNSKCSYQFRNQYSIYINVKNILNEKQYALPFTDQNHRLFMLGINILL, encoded by the coding sequence TTGAGATTTATAGCTGTAGTCATTTTTATTATGCTTGCTATAGGCTGCTATACCACCGTTTTCGCTCAAAGCTTAAGCGATAGCGTCAACATGTATCAGTTACAGATTAGTAAAGACTTGCCTTTAGATAAGGTGCTTCAAAAAAAAGAACCACAGTTTTATGTAGCTAATCGTAAGCTGGATAGTCTGAAAAACATCACTCAGAATATAAGTGTACTAACTAAAGAAACTCTTCAAAAAAGTGGTGTCAATAGCCTTGCAGAAGCATTACAGTTACTACCTGAGTTTATTGTAAAGCTTAAAACCAATGGTGTATATGAGGTGGAATATAGAGGTAGTAACAGTAATTTTAACAATCTAGGTAACGAAAATGCCCGTGAAAATTTACTTTTACTGCTAGATGCTGTTCCATTTAATGATGCCATGTCAGGGCAAATCTGGTGGGAGTCTGCACCAGTAGGCGTTGATGATATAGAACGTATAGAGGTGATTCACTCGCCAAATGCTAGCTGGTTTGGTTATGCAGGGGTATTAGCTGTGATCAACATAGTAACAAAAAACAATGCTCAGGTACCAGGTACACAAATCAAAGGCAATCTGCAGGCAGGTTCTTTTCATACATATCAATATCATGCAAGCCTTAACGTAGGCTTCAGCGATAAGCTCTCCTTCAGAATCGGAGGCAACTTCCAAACTCGTCCAAGATTTCAGGATACTTACTATATTCATTCGGAAAAACGCTATCTGGAAAGTGACTCTTTATTGTTTTATCTGCCAGAGGCCACCCAAACAAATACTTACACAGGCTCAGCCTTGGCGTCAACGGCCTTTTTGTTGAGTACCTCTTATAGCTGGGCAGATTTTGCGAGTATAGAAGTTGATATGGGTAGCCAGAATAGTAGAGCCCAGAGTATTTTTTTACCTGCCAGAGAAGTCCCCCTTTCAACCAGAAAATCTCAGAATAACTGGGTAAACCTTCATCTTAATTATAAGCTATGGAGGTCAAATCTGTATTATCAGTCAGGTGAAAAAGATTACGCTATAGGCTACACAGGATGGGACTACAATGCGCAAAAAGCAGGAGCGAGAGTAGAGCGTCACGTTGCTGTAAGCAAATTTGATTTTTTAGCTGGAGGTGAGTGGACAACGGATAGGTATATACCTAAAAGTAATGCATTTGTAGTATTACCTCTTTTAGAAGAAGGTATTGCTCAGGGAGATTGGACTAGAAATCAGGCTTCTGTTTACTTTCAACAGTCTACTCACTTTTTGAATAGGCAAGTTAAATTGAGTGCTGGACAAAAGGTTTACCAGCAGTTGCAGGGTGTAGACTTTCCTTTTGGTTATCATGGAGCTGTACTTTGGAACATTACACCTGCTACTACAATACGAGCAAACATTTCCAAGACTTATCAGAGCTTTCAATATCTTTTACAGGATACGACTGGGCATCAGGCACAAGAGCTACAAACCCAAGAGTTAAGTCTAGAGCAGCTGGTAGGATCCAAAGCTAAACTAAAAGCTACTTTTTTCAGACAAAAGCAGAAATTAGAAAAGCCTCCGCTTGAATATTTAGCTTTACCGGCGACAGGAGCTACTATAGCAGGAACGTTAGATATAGATCGTTGGTCTATGGATGGCTATGTATCATACCTTTTTGATAGTCAGGCAGAGGAAACAGTCTTGTATTATCCCCATTGGTCTGCTGTAATTAAGGTTAACTATTCTACTTTTTTTGACCGGGTAAACCTCAATGCAACAGCAAATTATCTAAGTGAGCATTACGAGCAGGTAAATACAAACCTCTATCAAATTAATGAACAGGTTCTTGTAAATAGCAAATGCTCGTACCAATTCAGGAACCAGTACTCTATCTATATCAACGTAAAAAATATACTCAACGAAAAGCAGTATGCCCTACCATTTACAGATCAGAACCATAGGTTATTTATGTTAGGAATAAACATACTGCTTTAA
- a CDS encoding fibronectin type III domain-containing protein: MEDKKDFIEPFADVKEASGVKPNSFIAEWKAFPSAEYYLLDVALDTAFTEKVEDIYPVSVKELTYKVDNLKPNTLYYYRVGVKTTSGTNIKYSETQQVSTIQLPSPVAFDPLSTNTNELNLAWSSVEEAEGYKLEISSHIDFVEVDKVYLIQGAKDTTYLVDNLDAKEAYFYRVSAFQGEHFSLPSNIRYAATTQLKKPEGLNVADSSYTTILLNWEKVISAESYEVELSLDPLFTNNASTFYQVENTSLPSISLSDLDANTIYYVRVRAKEASLFSVYSSTLKIKTKSLAAPLALQASEIGSRTFKVSWNEVTEAEGYILELATDREFKNKVNSYAYVNTLELIYLFTNLQANTDYYFRIRTQAYNSLSQYSDTLTIRTENLSAPSSVDIVDRKLTSFTLSWGLVEGAESYLLSIAQDSTFSNFLEGYREKEIIDNQWTLTGLDPFEKYYIIIKSKNGEVVSQEKLLTYVGAAIPNACMLSYRAWEDGLEEHYIYENRLLVGIEGSRNGVLAYSWELLYQGEKLVEAKKHTGSGTLSLSEVWTFGYTEDSWISLEREDESKNTLEYIALAYDDEGRVSKIEKFEETNATSPLSEENYTYISSHEVEARNAEGELIKKWKYTEYINPTIKFTPQVNALLYDLVGNTLIGKAPLYTLGLYQESDGYAWNKHAYVYDTNDLGVPVKVYPGDESPTQTFHFQSCGF, from the coding sequence GTGGAGGATAAGAAAGACTTTATAGAGCCTTTCGCTGATGTTAAAGAAGCTTCAGGAGTAAAGCCTAATAGCTTTATTGCCGAATGGAAAGCTTTTCCATCAGCGGAATACTACTTACTAGACGTTGCGTTGGATACAGCTTTTACAGAGAAAGTAGAAGATATATATCCGGTATCTGTAAAAGAGCTAACATATAAGGTAGACAATTTAAAGCCAAATACGCTCTACTATTACAGGGTAGGAGTAAAAACAACTTCTGGTACTAACATAAAATACTCTGAAACACAGCAAGTTTCCACTATTCAATTACCAAGCCCGGTAGCATTTGATCCTCTGAGTACAAATACAAATGAGCTTAACTTAGCATGGTCGTCCGTAGAAGAAGCAGAAGGATATAAGCTTGAAATATCTTCGCATATTGATTTCGTTGAAGTAGATAAAGTTTATCTTATTCAGGGTGCAAAGGATACAACTTATTTAGTTGATAACCTGGATGCCAAAGAGGCTTACTTTTACAGAGTAAGTGCCTTTCAGGGAGAACATTTTTCGTTACCGTCAAATATTAGATATGCAGCTACTACTCAACTAAAAAAACCTGAGGGGCTAAATGTAGCTGACTCTTCTTATACTACAATACTACTTAACTGGGAAAAAGTAATTTCTGCAGAAAGTTATGAAGTTGAACTTAGTTTAGATCCACTTTTTACAAATAATGCCTCTACTTTTTATCAGGTAGAAAATACTTCTTTACCTAGTATCAGTTTGAGCGATCTTGATGCTAATACAATATATTATGTAAGGGTAAGGGCTAAGGAGGCTTCATTGTTTTCTGTATACTCTTCTACTCTAAAAATAAAGACTAAAAGCTTAGCTGCACCTCTTGCACTTCAGGCAAGTGAAATTGGTAGCCGTACGTTTAAAGTTAGTTGGAATGAAGTAACAGAAGCCGAGGGCTATATACTTGAGTTAGCCACCGATAGAGAGTTCAAAAACAAAGTTAATAGTTATGCCTACGTAAATACTCTGGAGCTTATATACCTTTTTACCAACCTTCAGGCAAATACAGACTATTATTTCAGAATACGCACTCAGGCTTATAATTCGTTATCTCAATATTCTGATACACTTACCATCAGAACTGAAAATTTAAGCGCTCCATCTAGTGTAGACATTGTTGACCGTAAGTTAACCTCATTTACTTTGTCTTGGGGTTTAGTGGAAGGGGCAGAAAGCTATCTCTTAAGTATCGCTCAGGACAGTACTTTTTCTAACTTTTTAGAAGGTTATAGAGAAAAAGAAATCATTGACAATCAGTGGACACTTACTGGTTTAGATCCTTTTGAGAAGTATTATATCATTATTAAAAGTAAAAATGGAGAGGTAGTTTCTCAGGAAAAGCTACTTACATATGTTGGTGCAGCTATTCCAAATGCTTGTATGCTATCTTATAGGGCATGGGAAGATGGGTTAGAAGAACATTATATTTATGAAAATCGTCTGCTGGTAGGTATAGAAGGTAGCAGAAATGGTGTGTTAGCATACAGTTGGGAACTGCTGTATCAGGGAGAAAAGCTGGTAGAGGCCAAGAAACATACCGGTTCAGGTACTTTGTCTTTATCTGAAGTTTGGACGTTTGGGTATACTGAAGATAGCTGGATAAGCCTAGAGCGCGAAGACGAAAGTAAAAATACGCTTGAATATATAGCACTTGCATATGATGATGAGGGGAGGGTGTCTAAAATAGAAAAGTTTGAAGAAACGAATGCTACGAGCCCATTATCTGAAGAAAATTATACTTACATCAGCAGTCATGAAGTAGAAGCAAGAAATGCGGAAGGTGAGCTTATTAAAAAATGGAAGTACACTGAGTATATTAATCCTACCATAAAATTTACTCCTCAGGTAAATGCTTTGCTTTATGATTTAGTCGGTAATACACTAATAGGGAAGGCACCATTGTATACTTTAGGTTTATACCAAGAGAGTGATGGTTATGCTTGGAATAAACATGCCTATGTCTATGATACAAACGATTTGGGTGTCCCTGTAAAAGTGTATCCCGGTGATGAGTCTCCAACTCAAACATTTCATTTCCAATCATGCGGATTTTGA
- a CDS encoding PAS domain-containing sensor histidine kinase — protein sequence MYKQSNEEFQLQVGGITKQSFSPCECIGKSVSDMVISFDQNFIVTYINDKASQLLNYKTEEIVGFHITEIFPKQQTEFLEALQQEVLENGQVYNRRSCFCVRGKKQLPVSLSLSCMPIKDFPGFIMIAKDDRQLAKATEELKKKNTELETLIYRISHDLKGPLASMNGLFQLMELESDNPEASQNYMQLIKKSAQRLEEKLMGLLELGLSKKDTIEYKPIMVREKLQDIIHDLQSYPGKDKVLIHLTASENFSFYTEEKLFQSIMQNLIENSIKYRKPNIADAVTKVSVRRYREGIKVKVKDNGLGMDKDLQKRAFDMFYRGHNHTEGSGLGMFIVKTHVEKLGGEIRVKSTPQMGTEVWVYLPDPKIQNENYGKLVVTV from the coding sequence ATGTATAAGCAAAGCAATGAGGAGTTTCAGTTACAGGTAGGTGGCATAACGAAGCAGAGTTTTAGTCCCTGCGAATGTATAGGGAAGAGTGTTTCGGATATGGTTATTTCATTTGACCAAAACTTTATTGTCACATACATTAATGATAAAGCAAGTCAATTACTTAATTATAAGACAGAAGAAATTGTAGGTTTTCATATTACTGAGATATTTCCAAAGCAACAAACGGAGTTTCTTGAGGCTCTTCAGCAGGAAGTATTGGAAAATGGTCAGGTATATAATAGAAGATCATGTTTTTGTGTACGTGGTAAAAAACAATTACCTGTATCACTTTCACTATCCTGTATGCCTATTAAAGATTTTCCTGGTTTTATAATGATTGCTAAGGATGATCGACAGTTAGCCAAGGCTACGGAAGAGCTTAAAAAGAAAAATACGGAATTAGAAACTCTCATTTATCGTATCTCTCACGACTTAAAGGGGCCCCTGGCTTCAATGAATGGGCTTTTTCAGTTAATGGAATTAGAATCTGACAACCCAGAAGCCAGTCAGAACTATATGCAGCTGATCAAAAAAAGTGCGCAGAGACTGGAAGAAAAACTGATGGGCTTGCTTGAATTGGGCTTATCAAAAAAAGATACCATTGAGTACAAGCCTATCATGGTTAGAGAAAAGCTACAGGATATTATCCATGACTTACAGTCTTACCCCGGAAAAGATAAAGTGCTTATCCACCTTACTGCTTCAGAAAACTTTTCTTTTTATACAGAAGAAAAGCTATTTCAATCTATTATGCAGAACCTGATTGAAAACAGTATCAAATATCGTAAGCCTAATATTGCAGATGCAGTAACTAAAGTTTCAGTACGAAGATACCGTGAAGGAATAAAGGTTAAGGTAAAAGATAATGGGCTAGGTATGGATAAAGATTTACAGAAGCGTGCATTTGATATGTTTTACAGAGGGCACAACCATACCGAAGGTTCTGGCTTAGGGATGTTTATTGTTAAAACTCACGTAGAAAAACTAGGTGGAGAAATAAGAGTAAAGAGCACACCACAAATGGGTACTGAGGTTTGGGTATACTTACCGGATCCTAAAATTCAGAATGAAAACTATGGCAAGCTCGTCGTGACCGTCTAA
- a CDS encoding NADH-quinone oxidoreductase subunit D produces MANPIQYQFDEAHLRRSAPNKFSPEDLKVEEMIVNVGPQHPSTHGVLRLEVITDGEIIVDVVPHLGYLHRCFEKHAENLPYNQIIPFVDRMDYLASMNSEHAFAMGVEQMLGIKDQVPPRVEFIRVLVAELNRLASHFVAIGTYAMDIGAYTPFLWLMRDREHIMRLLEWTCGARMLYNYIWVGGLFYDLPVGFEKRCSEFVRYLKPKLAELEKLVMENKIFVERTANVGVLPLDLAINAGISGPMLRGSGLKLDLRKVDAYSVYPELEFDVPVGEGLMGTIGDCWDRTHVRVRECYESLKIIEQCLDRLQSDLARTKEFDPRALVPKKIRPKKQDLYVRAENPRGELGFYFRADGKSDVPFRCKARSSCFVNLSIIGAMAKGCMIADLIAILGSIDIVLGEVDR; encoded by the coding sequence ATGGCTAATCCGATACAATATCAGTTTGATGAAGCACATTTAAGAAGATCTGCTCCTAACAAGTTCAGTCCTGAGGATTTAAAGGTAGAGGAGATGATAGTGAACGTAGGGCCTCAGCACCCCTCAACCCACGGCGTATTACGTCTTGAGGTAATTACAGATGGAGAAATAATAGTAGATGTAGTGCCTCATTTAGGTTATTTGCACCGCTGCTTTGAAAAACATGCTGAAAATCTGCCTTACAATCAGATTATTCCTTTTGTAGACCGCATGGACTATCTGGCCTCTATGAACTCCGAACATGCCTTTGCTATGGGAGTAGAGCAGATGCTAGGCATCAAAGACCAGGTTCCACCGCGGGTAGAATTTATAAGAGTGCTGGTAGCTGAGCTCAACCGACTAGCTTCACATTTTGTAGCTATTGGTACTTATGCGATGGATATTGGAGCTTATACTCCTTTCTTATGGCTGATGCGGGACAGAGAGCATATTATGCGTTTGCTGGAGTGGACTTGTGGGGCTCGTATGTTGTATAATTACATATGGGTCGGTGGTTTATTCTATGACTTGCCGGTAGGCTTTGAGAAACGTTGTTCAGAGTTTGTCCGTTATCTTAAACCAAAACTCGCAGAGCTCGAGAAGCTGGTGATGGAGAACAAAATATTTGTGGAGCGAACGGCCAATGTAGGTGTATTACCCTTAGACCTTGCTATTAATGCAGGTATCTCTGGTCCAATGTTACGAGGTTCAGGTCTTAAATTAGACCTGCGGAAAGTAGATGCGTATTCTGTTTATCCGGAGTTGGAGTTTGATGTGCCTGTGGGAGAAGGCCTGATGGGCACTATAGGTGACTGTTGGGATAGAACTCATGTGCGAGTAAGAGAGTGCTATGAGTCATTAAAGATTATTGAGCAGTGTCTGGATAGACTACAAAGCGATTTAGCTCGGACCAAAGAATTTGACCCCAGAGCTTTAGTACCTAAAAAAATACGTCCTAAAAAACAGGATTTATATGTGAGGGCAGAAAACCCCAGGGGTGAGCTTGGTTTCTACTTTCGTGCTGATGGTAAAAGTGATGTCCCTTTTCGGTGCAAGGCAAGAAGTAGTTGTTTTGTAAACCTTTCTATAATAGGAGCAATGGCCAAAGGCTGTATGATTGCTGACCTAATTGCTATTTTGGGGTCTATAGATATAGTGCTGGGTGAGGTGGATAGGTAG
- a CDS encoding NADH-quinone oxidoreductase subunit C has protein sequence MSLDEIKEILINKFGEDILLESEVESTPPMLTVAASRIAEVCMELHTNEHCYFDYLACLTGLDHGPEQAKMEVVYHLYSIPYNFQLALNIVFPRTAEDTELFEVPTVSHIWRTADWHEREAYDLVGIHFSGHPDPRRILLPADWEGHPLQKDYKEQDYYHGIKVIY, from the coding sequence ATGAGCCTGGATGAAATTAAAGAGATACTTATCAATAAGTTTGGAGAAGACATTCTATTAGAAAGCGAAGTAGAATCTACTCCTCCTATGCTTACTGTCGCTGCTAGTAGAATAGCAGAGGTATGTATGGAACTACACACCAACGAACACTGCTATTTTGACTATCTGGCCTGCCTGACGGGCTTAGACCACGGGCCTGAGCAGGCAAAAATGGAAGTGGTGTATCATCTGTATTCTATTCCCTATAATTTTCAACTGGCATTAAATATAGTTTTTCCTCGTACGGCAGAAGATACTGAGCTTTTTGAGGTGCCTACTGTAAGCCATATCTGGCGGACTGCTGACTGGCATGAGCGCGAGGCGTACGATTTGGTAGGTATTCACTTTAGCGGTCATCCTGATCCTAGAAGAATACTTCTCCCTGCCGACTGGGAAGGGCACCCCCTTCAAAAAGATTACAAAGAGCAGGATTACTATCACGGAATTAAGGTAATTTATTAA
- the nuoB gene encoding NADH-quinone oxidoreductase subunit NuoB, whose protein sequence is MGGLLDQQFGKGGVIVTKIDDMVNWARLSSLWPMGFGLACCAIEMMSTYASGYDLDRFGVIPRPSPRQSDVMIVSGTVTFKMADRVRRLYEQMSEPRYVISMGSCSNCGGPYWQHGYHVVKGVDRIIPVDVYVPGCPPRPEALIGGILKLQEKIRKETLMAPTALEKLMEDKEQSTCPEKQTV, encoded by the coding sequence ATGGGAGGTCTACTAGATCAGCAGTTTGGAAAAGGAGGCGTTATTGTTACCAAAATAGATGATATGGTAAATTGGGCAAGGCTATCTTCACTATGGCCTATGGGCTTTGGTTTGGCTTGCTGCGCCATAGAGATGATGTCTACCTACGCTTCGGGTTATGATCTTGATAGATTTGGCGTTATTCCTCGTCCTTCACCAAGACAGTCCGATGTAATGATTGTATCCGGTACAGTTACATTTAAAATGGCAGACCGGGTGCGCCGATTATACGAGCAAATGTCGGAGCCGCGCTATGTCATCTCTATGGGGTCCTGCTCCAATTGTGGTGGGCCTTACTGGCAACATGGCTATCATGTAGTGAAAGGTGTAGACCGTATTATTCCGGTAGATGTTTATGTGCCAGGCTGCCCTCCGCGTCCCGAAGCCTTGATAGGGGGAATACTCAAGCTGCAAGAGAAAATTCGTAAAGAAACTCTGATGGCCCCTACTGCTTTAGAAAAACTGATGGAAGACAAAGAACAATCAACCTGCCCGGAAAAACAGACTGTATGA
- a CDS encoding NADH-quinone oxidoreductase subunit A produces the protein MISQDTQLSAFSVILLFIVGSGIFVSIALLTAKMIRPDRPNAEKNTTYECGEDPSGSAWGQFNFRFYIVALIFILFDVEIVFLFPWATVFGQKTLIEGTHGLWGWFSLVEMLIFIGILSLGLAYAWAKGFLDWIKPQVNKPEYNSHIPKELYDRVSDKY, from the coding sequence ATGATAAGCCAAGATACTCAGCTCTCAGCATTTAGCGTTATACTACTTTTTATCGTGGGTAGTGGCATTTTTGTGAGCATTGCGTTATTAACGGCAAAGATGATACGCCCTGACCGGCCAAATGCAGAAAAGAATACTACCTATGAATGTGGTGAAGATCCTAGCGGTTCTGCCTGGGGTCAGTTTAATTTTCGCTTCTACATTGTGGCTCTTATCTTTATCCTCTTTGATGTAGAAATTGTGTTCTTATTTCCGTGGGCAACCGTTTTTGGACAAAAGACCCTGATTGAAGGCACGCATGGGCTTTGGGGCTGGTTTTCTTTAGTAGAGATGCTGATCTTTATCGGAATACTTTCTTTGGGCTTAGCGTATGCCTGGGCTAAAGGATTTCTGGACTGGATAAAACCACAGGTTAACAAGCCCGAATACAACTCACATATACCTAAAGAACTTTACGATAGGGTTTCAGACAAGTATTAA
- a CDS encoding LON peptidase substrate-binding domain-containing protein: MDHYLPLFPLNLVAFPGEDVNLHIFEERYKQLIRDCIEKDHAFGIPAYINKKIEYGTEVYVKKIVKEYEDGRMDITTKASRAFKVMSYMNPVGGKLYAGGDVFYLKDKMDGTEELRREMIKLITKLYELMNIVKRVEVDADITTFEIGHKVGLSLEQEYQLLKIEREYDRQLFLVQHLKKTIPVLQEMERTKERIRMNGHFKHFDPLDF, translated from the coding sequence ATGGATCATTATTTACCCTTGTTTCCTCTCAACCTGGTCGCCTTTCCGGGCGAAGATGTAAACCTGCACATCTTTGAAGAACGCTACAAACAGCTTATTCGCGACTGTATAGAAAAAGACCATGCTTTTGGCATACCAGCATATATCAACAAAAAAATTGAATATGGTACGGAGGTGTATGTCAAAAAAATAGTTAAAGAGTATGAAGATGGACGTATGGATATTACGACCAAAGCAAGCCGGGCTTTTAAGGTAATGTCGTATATGAATCCGGTAGGCGGGAAGCTATATGCCGGCGGCGATGTATTTTATCTGAAAGATAAAATGGATGGTACTGAGGAGTTGCGGAGAGAGATGATAAAACTGATTACTAAGCTATATGAGCTGATGAATATCGTGAAAAGAGTGGAAGTAGATGCAGATATTACTACCTTTGAGATCGGCCATAAAGTCGGTCTCTCGCTGGAGCAGGAGTATCAGCTTCTTAAGATAGAAAGAGAATACGATCGTCAGCTTTTTTTAGTCCAACACCTGAAAAAAACTATTCCTGTGTTGCAGGAAATGGAGCGAACCAAAGAGCGAATACGGATGAATGGCCATTTTAAGCATTTTGACCCTTTAGATTTTTAA